From a single Loxodonta africana isolate mLoxAfr1 chromosome 9, mLoxAfr1.hap2, whole genome shotgun sequence genomic region:
- the MSMP gene encoding prostate-associated microseminoprotein: MRKEPKGERKKRKERNKEKPRRQKPQRVQEGCAEGMTLRMLWAGRAKGTLGSQGIICLVMSLLFQYPGVHSKCYFQAQAPCHYEGKYFTLGESWLRKDCFHCTCLHPVGVGCCDTSQHPIDFPAGCEVRQEAGTCQFSLVQKSDPRLPCKGGGPNLEWGSANTPDPGAPAPHSS; this comes from the exons ATGAGAAAGGAGcccaagggagagagaaagaaacgcaaggaaagaaacaaagaaaagccaAGGAGACAGAAGCCACAAAGGGTCCAAGAGGGCTGTGCTGAAGGAATGACCCTAAGGATGCTCTGGGCTGGACGGGCCAAGGGGACCCTGGGAAGCCAGGGGATCATCTGCTTGGTGATGTCTCTACTCTTCCAGTACCCAGGAGTTCACAGCAAGTGCTACTTCCAAGCTCAAG CTCCCTGTCACTATGAAGGGAAATATTTTACCCTGGGTGAGTCTTGGCTCCGCAAGGACTGTTTCCATTGCACCTGTCTGCATCCCGTCGGTGTGGGCTGCTGTGACAC GTCCCAGCATCCCATCGACTTCCCCGCTGGATGTGAGGTACGTCAGGAGGCAGGAACCTGCCAATTCTCCCTGGTGCAAAAATCTGACCCTCGGCTGCCCTGCAAAGGGGGAGGACCCAACCTAGAGTGGGGCTCGGCTAACACTCCTGATCCTGGGGCTCCTGCTCCCCACTCCAGTTAA
- the RGP1 gene encoding RAB6A-GEF complex partner protein 2 — MIEVVAELSRGPVFLAGEALECVVTVTNPLPPTATSASSEALAWASAQIHCQFHASESRVELPPPDSSQPDVQPESQTVFLPHRGERGQCILSTPPKILFCDLRLEPGESKSYSYSEVLPIEGPPSFRGQSVKYVYKLTIGCQRVNSPITLLRVPLRVLVLTGLQDVRFPQDEAVAPSSPFLEEDEGGKKDSWLAELVGERLMAATSCRSLHLYNISDGRGKVGTFGIFKSVYRLGEDVVGTLNLGEGTVACLQFSVSLQTEERVQPEYQRRRGTGGAPSVSHVTHARHQESCLHTTRTSFSLPIPLSSTPGFCTAIVSLKWRLHFEFVTSREPGLVLLPPMEQPEPATWTGPEQVPVDTFSWDLPIKVLPTSPTLASYAAPGPSTSTITI; from the exons ATGATTGAAGTGGTAGCAGAGCTGAGCCGGGGACCTGTGTTTCTGGCGGGGGAGGCGCTGGAATGTGTGGTGACCGTCAccaaccccctcccccccacgGCTACTTCAGCATCCAG TGAGGCTCTGGCCTGGGCTAGTGCCCAAATCCACTGTCAGTTCCATGCCAGTGAGAGCCGAGTGGAACTGCCTCCCCCTGATTCCAGTCAGCCAGATGTCCAGCCTGAGAGCCAGACTGTCTTTCTGCCTCACCGAG GAGAGAGGGGTCAATGTATCCTTTCTACTCCACCAAAAATCCTGTTCTGTGACTTGAGGCTAGAACCTGGAGAGTCCAAATCAT ACTCCTACAGTGAAGTGCTGCCCATAGAGGGACCACCCTCCTTTCGGGGTCAGTCAGTCAAGTATGTCTACAAACTGACCATTGGCTGCCAGCGTGTCAACTCCCCGATCACTTTACTCAGGGTCCCTTTGAGGGTTCTTGTGCTGACTG GCCTTCAGGATGTCCGGTTTCCCCAGGATGAGGCTGTAGCCCCATCCAGTCCATTCCTGGAAGAGGATGAAGGTGGAAAGAAGGATTCATGGCTAGCTGAATTGGTTGGGGAGCGCCTCATGGCTGCCACATCCTGCCGCAGCCTCC ATCTGTACAACATCAGTGATGGCCGAGGGAAAGTTGGGACATTTGGCATATTCAAATCTGTATACAGACTCGGCGAGGACGTGGTGGGAACTTTAAACTTAGGGGAAGGAACCGTAGCTTGTTTGCAG TTTTCAGTAAGCTTACAGACTGAGGAGCGGGTACAGCCTGAGTACCAGCGGCGTCGTGGGACAGGGGGTGCCCCTTCTGTGTCCCATGTGACTCATGCCCGGCATCAGGAGTCCTGCCTGCATACAACCAGAACCAGCTTCTCCCTCCCCATTCCTCTCAGCTCCACTCCAGGCTTCTGCACAGCAATTG tgtctcTAAAGTGGCGACTGCATTTTGAATTTGTCACATCCCGAGAACCAGGTTTGGTACTCCTACCCCCCATGGAACAGCCTGAGCCTGCCACCTGGACAGGGCCTGAGCAAGTGCCTGTAGACACCTTCAGCTGGGACCTCCCCATCAAGGTGCTGCCTACGAGCCCCACCCTGGCCTCATATGCTGCCCCAGGCCCCAGCACTAGCACCATAACCATCTGA